CCgacagagaaacaagctgaaaCAAACAGTCCGGGGTCTCACCATGTTCATGAAGCCGGGGTTACTGAGCAAACCAGCCAGATCGACTCCACCCATCCCTGCTGTCtgggagagaagacagaggcaTAAACACAAAGCCATCACCGAGTCGCTGCTCAGAAACACCGTTTGTCGTCTGTTCTTACTGGACTGGAGgtctccatcttctcctccgCGATCTTCAGGTTGGTTTTGTAGGTGTCGTTGTCGGGGTCAAGCTCCAGAGCTTTTTTATAGTAACTCgctgcttctgtgtgtttgttgaggCTGGCCAGagccaaactgaaaaaagcgtcacaacaaaacagcaaagccGTCAGGACTCCGATCGGGGACAATAACGGCAACTCACGtctttaaaagattttaaatcaaTGAATTATTTCCCTCCTGTTGAAAAGGCACCACGACTCCGTGCACTTTCTTCTGACAAAGTTTacccagttttcatttttcatattctAACGCCGAGAATGTGGGGTGGAGACTACCCGATAGTTTTATACCTCAGcgattctttttctttaaacagtGTGAAGTGGTAAAGGTACAGTAGCCTGGATGTGCTGAGCGGAGGGAGGAGAGACTGTAAAACAGTGAGGTTTTTTGCCGGTTGCTGCTCTGATGAACATCGTACTCTTCCTCTACTCGTTTACAGCGTAACAATGAATGACCGAAGCGGCTGTTTTCCTACCCCATCCTCCCGTAGGCTTTGCTGTAGTTTGGGTCGATGCTGATGGCCTGTTCACAGTCCTGCACCGCTCCAGCATAGTTTCCCAGTTTACTGTACGCTGCAGCCCTGCAcggcagaggaaaaaaaacacacatcaactTCTAAACTTTTAGTACATAACCTTACATAATTAGACCTGCAGCAATCAGTCcaataatcaattagtcgagTAATAGAAGGTTAATAGTCAACTActttgataacattttaaatgtttttgtcactttttaagCCAAAATGTTTTACGTTGGTCCAGCGTATCAGATTTTTAGCTTTCTCTATTTTCTATCccagtaaactgaatctctctGGTTTCTGGACTATTGGTcgcacaaaaaagaaacaacaaaaaacaaaaaacccagaCATTTAAAGACGTCATCTGTAGGAAATGATAACAAGCATTTTTCAATATTGTCTGACgatttatagacaaaacaattcatcaatCAATCCAGAAAACAATAACATGGatgatttaaataattgttagttgcaggaCTAAACATAATTCAACTTTGAGCAATACGGGAACCACAACGTCTCCTCATAGGTAAAAGCAGGGTAACAGCCCAGGTCCACCTGATGTTAACATGTGACCTGTATGGGAATGTTTTATctgttaatgcaggtttaaatccAGCAGGACACATTACAATCTGAAGGGGAATTTTTCATATATTACCACGTGCGTTACAAACACCTGACCTTCATCTGGTCTTTGTCACGCCCGTCAGACTGAAGGAGACCTGTCGCTACACTGACCTGTTGCAGTAGTAGACGGCGTTCTGAGGGTTGATGGCGATGGCCTTCGAGTAAAACTCAACAGCTGCTGCAAAGTTCTCCACCTTCATTTGGTCGTTACCTGCAGTCCAGACAAAACACATGGAATTATTTCTGGAACCTAAAACCGAGAAGAAACCACAgccactttaaaaacacagaacagcTTGCGACAGTGTCCGTAACCAGCTGTGTGGACACCGTGGACCTCCTCCTCGTCCTACCATCGGTTTTCAGTCTCTCGGCCTCAGCTCTCTGTTCCTCACTGACGGAGTTTGGGGTGGAGTTGTTGTTGACCTGCGACAGAGCTGGATGCtgccacaaacagacacaaacgcTGCGAGTCAGACGCACCCAGCAAAAGAGAACTCCATCCATTTTACATGTCAACGTCAGCTCCGCTGTTCATATAAGCTGAATGTGTAATATCTGTGGCATCGCCATGTCCGCCTGATAAAAGGCTGTTTCTCTGGGTCTACCTCGGCTGTGGCTGAGGCGAAGATCTCCGGTAACGTCATGGGGACGGCGAGGCTCTGATCATCGGTCGACACTTCAAACGCCGTCTCCAAGCACTGAACAGCGACTGCAGAACGATGAGATCATTTTTAACAGGGAGGCAAAACACCAACTAAGAGGACAGAGGACACACTCAAGAGAAAGGTCATAGATTACAACTTGATAACGGGTTCATCTGTATAATCAATGTAAAATGCTAAACAACCC
This genomic interval from Xiphias gladius isolate SHS-SW01 ecotype Sanya breed wild chromosome 6, ASM1685928v1, whole genome shotgun sequence contains the following:
- the sgta gene encoding small glutamine-rich tetratricopeptide repeat-containing protein alpha, with product MTDNKRLAFSIIQFLHDQLQSGNLSSGAQESLEVAVQCLETAFEVSTDDQSLAVPMTLPEIFASATAEHPALSQVNNNSTPNSVSEEQRAEAERLKTDGNDQMKVENFAAAVEFYSKAIAINPQNAVYYCNRAAAYSKLGNYAGAVQDCEQAISIDPNYSKAYGRMGLALASLNKHTEAASYYKKALELDPDNDTYKTNLKIAEEKMETSSPTAGMGGVDLAGLLSNPGFMNMASSLMNNPQVQQLMSGMMSGAYGGMGGGGGAAPGAAAPGAAGAAGAAGAAGAAGAGDLSGLIQAGQQFAQQMQQQNPELIEQLRSQIRNRTPSSGNEEQP